Proteins encoded by one window of Mycolicibacterium sp. ND9-15:
- a CDS encoding class I SAM-dependent methyltransferase: MAFRSIYADEKIAVDPSFKLGACSRRVAEAKARATHYFEMTSDAFFVNEKAFLEERGIDVALIDGLHTYGQVVRDVENTLRYLRDDGVIVLHDCNPASALIGYPAASKADFRAQNHWWNVTWSGDVWKAIVYLRSTRDDLRVAVLNCDRGVGVIRKGIPESRLSYLATQIEELTYADLAADRERLINLKPPEYLGEFLARSGDETPMMSTLSRLRRRGNKSR, from the coding sequence TTGGCGTTCCGGTCTATTTACGCCGATGAGAAGATCGCCGTCGATCCCTCGTTCAAGCTGGGGGCGTGCAGCCGCAGGGTCGCCGAGGCGAAGGCGCGTGCAACTCACTACTTCGAGATGACCAGCGATGCTTTCTTTGTGAACGAGAAGGCCTTCCTCGAGGAGCGCGGCATCGACGTTGCCCTAATCGATGGGCTGCACACCTATGGTCAGGTCGTACGCGACGTCGAGAACACCCTGCGCTACCTGCGGGACGACGGCGTCATCGTCCTCCACGACTGCAATCCCGCGAGCGCCTTGATCGGCTACCCCGCGGCGTCGAAAGCCGACTTTCGTGCGCAGAACCACTGGTGGAATGTCACCTGGAGCGGCGATGTGTGGAAGGCGATCGTCTATCTTCGCAGTACGCGGGACGATCTGCGAGTCGCGGTACTGAACTGCGATCGTGGGGTCGGAGTGATACGAAAGGGTATTCCGGAATCGCGATTGTCCTATCTGGCGACGCAGATCGAGGAGCTCACTTACGCGGATCTCGCCGCCGATCGGGAGCGCTTGATCAATCTGAAGCCGCCCGAGTACCTCGGCGAATTTCTTGCGCGGTCTGGCGACGAGACCCCCATGATGTCCACACTGTCGCGGCTCAGGAGGCGTGGCAACAAATCGCGGTAG
- a CDS encoding glycosyltransferase: protein MKFVLAFYGTRGDVEPGLAIGRELLRRGHGVHIAVPPDLVGFAEAAGLTAVAYGPDARKWQDVHRDLLTHLLRNFWNFQDLVRLGREDRELLTQCWEETSTTLTSLADGADMLMTSVIGEEPAANVAEYHDIPLATLHAFPIRASGQLAPILPAPLARSAMAVSAWLGWPVTKKIEDAQRRTLGLPKAIGPSSRRITQRGTLEIQAYDEVCFPGLAAEWAKWDGQRPFVGVLTLELPTDADQEVASWVAAGTPPIFFGFGSTPAKSPADTIHMISAACAQLAERALVCAADTDFRQIPHFDHVKVVGEMNYAAAFPICRAVVHHGGGGTTAAGLRAGVPTLILSTWGDQTLWGAQVKRLKVGTARRFSATTQETLVADLRAILTPQYVNRAREVATQMTKPADSIAAAADLVENFARLRRVG from the coding sequence ATGAAATTTGTGCTTGCGTTCTATGGAACTCGCGGTGATGTCGAGCCCGGCCTCGCTATCGGCCGTGAGTTACTCCGCCGCGGACACGGAGTGCACATCGCCGTCCCACCTGACCTGGTTGGCTTCGCCGAGGCTGCTGGCCTCACGGCGGTCGCTTATGGCCCGGATGCTCGGAAGTGGCAGGACGTTCACCGCGACTTGCTGACGCACTTGTTGCGTAACTTCTGGAATTTCCAAGATCTGGTCCGGCTGGGGCGCGAAGATCGTGAATTGCTTACTCAGTGCTGGGAGGAGACCAGCACGACACTGACTTCCTTGGCTGACGGGGCCGACATGCTGATGACCAGCGTGATTGGCGAGGAGCCTGCGGCCAACGTCGCGGAGTATCACGACATTCCGTTGGCCACGCTTCACGCCTTTCCGATACGGGCCAGCGGACAACTCGCGCCGATCCTGCCCGCGCCGTTGGCGCGTTCCGCAATGGCAGTATCCGCATGGCTGGGTTGGCCCGTGACGAAGAAGATCGAGGACGCACAGCGGCGCACCCTGGGCCTACCGAAGGCAATAGGCCCCTCGTCGCGACGAATCACCCAACGCGGAACTCTGGAAATTCAAGCCTATGACGAGGTCTGCTTCCCCGGACTGGCGGCCGAATGGGCGAAATGGGATGGCCAACGGCCATTCGTCGGCGTGCTGACGTTGGAGCTGCCGACGGATGCCGATCAGGAGGTTGCGTCCTGGGTTGCAGCAGGAACACCGCCGATCTTCTTCGGATTCGGCAGCACGCCCGCTAAGTCTCCCGCAGACACGATCCACATGATCAGTGCGGCGTGCGCGCAGTTAGCCGAGCGGGCGTTGGTTTGCGCCGCTGATACCGACTTCCGTCAAATCCCTCACTTCGACCACGTCAAGGTAGTGGGCGAGATGAATTACGCAGCCGCCTTTCCGATCTGCCGCGCCGTCGTGCACCACGGTGGCGGGGGTACCACGGCGGCGGGTCTCCGCGCCGGAGTCCCCACGTTGATCCTCTCGACCTGGGGTGATCAAACACTCTGGGGTGCTCAGGTCAAACGACTGAAAGTTGGTACCGCCCGGCGCTTTTCGGCCACCACCCAAGAAACGTTGGTCGCAGACCTCCGCGCCATCCTTACCCCGCAATATGTCAACCGTGCCCGCGAGGTCGCAACCCAGATGACCAAACCCGCCGACAGCATTGCCGCCGCCGCCGATCTTGTCGAGAATTTCGCGCGACTCAGGCGCGTTGGCTGA
- a CDS encoding glycosyltransferase, translating into MKYVLASYGTRGDIEPCVALGCELVRHGHDVRVAVPPDLVSFAESAGLKAVVYGPDTREWWGAHRDLWTRSFRNIWKIQDLIRLWREIGESVVSYWEEITTTLRTLADGADLLVTFLNFEQPAANVAEYFDIPLATVHVSPVRPNSQMLPFLPSSLGRSALAVYEWASWRGMKKFDNAQRRELGLPKAVRSVPRRITESGSLEIQAYEEVCFPGLAAEWAKWNGQRPFVGALTMELTTDADEEVASWIAAGTPPIFFGFGSTPVESPADTLAMIGEACAELGERALVCSGWSDLSDVPHFEHIKLVGTLNYAAAFPACRAVVHHGGGGTTAAGLRAGVPTLILWTALDQAVWAAQIKRLKVGSGRRFSTASRKALVADLRRILAPEYVARARKVAAETTKPAESVANAVDLLEHFTRSLNERETDPS; encoded by the coding sequence ATGAAATATGTGCTGGCAAGCTATGGAACGCGTGGCGACATAGAGCCGTGCGTCGCTTTGGGCTGTGAACTGGTACGCCACGGACACGATGTGCGCGTGGCAGTCCCGCCTGACCTGGTTAGCTTCGCCGAGTCGGCTGGTCTTAAGGCGGTCGTCTACGGCCCGGATACGCGGGAGTGGTGGGGCGCGCACCGCGACTTGTGGACGCGGTCATTCCGCAACATTTGGAAGATCCAAGATCTGATCAGGTTGTGGCGCGAAATTGGGGAGTCCGTCGTCTCGTACTGGGAAGAGATCACCACGACGCTGCGGACGCTGGCGGACGGGGCCGACCTGTTAGTCACGTTTCTGAATTTCGAGCAGCCCGCAGCGAACGTCGCGGAGTATTTCGATATTCCGTTGGCCACGGTTCATGTCTCCCCGGTGCGGCCCAATAGCCAGATGCTTCCCTTCTTACCGTCGTCATTGGGTCGTTCCGCACTCGCGGTCTACGAGTGGGCGAGTTGGCGAGGAATGAAGAAGTTCGATAACGCGCAGCGTCGTGAACTGGGATTGCCAAAGGCAGTGCGCTCCGTGCCACGACGGATCACCGAAAGCGGGTCATTGGAAATTCAGGCCTACGAAGAGGTGTGCTTTCCCGGGCTGGCTGCCGAGTGGGCGAAATGGAATGGCCAGCGGCCCTTTGTCGGCGCTCTGACGATGGAGTTGACCACGGATGCCGATGAAGAGGTCGCATCCTGGATTGCCGCGGGAACACCACCGATTTTCTTCGGGTTTGGCAGCACGCCGGTCGAATCTCCCGCCGACACGCTCGCCATGATCGGAGAGGCCTGCGCGGAGTTGGGCGAGCGCGCGTTAGTGTGCTCCGGTTGGAGCGACTTGAGCGATGTCCCCCATTTCGAGCACATCAAGCTGGTGGGCACGCTGAATTATGCCGCCGCTTTTCCTGCTTGCCGCGCGGTCGTGCACCACGGTGGCGGGGGCACCACGGCCGCGGGCCTTCGCGCCGGAGTTCCCACGTTAATCCTTTGGACTGCGCTTGATCAAGCGGTCTGGGCAGCTCAGATCAAACGACTGAAGGTTGGCTCTGGGCGCCGCTTTTCGACCGCTAGCCGAAAAGCGCTAGTCGCGGACCTGCGCCGGATCCTCGCTCCCGAATATGTCGCCCGGGCCCGCAAGGTCGCCGCCGAGACGACCAAACCCGCTGAGAGTGTCGCCAACGCCGTCGATCTCCTGGAACATTTCACCCGGTCGTTGAACGAACGAGAAACCGATCCTAGCTAG
- a CDS encoding tyrosine-type recombinase/integrase, producing MTTPTLSSLLQGFFTDRLMRHLRASPKTIAAYRDTFKLLLTFAADQTKRSPAQLALDDLDAAMIGAFLNYLDAERRNSTATRNARLAAIHSFYRYALPLMPERAHTASQILAIPQRRHDQVTVSYLTSTETDALLAAPDRTTWYGRRDHALLLTAVTTGLRVSEITTLSVGDITTTTPGAALHTTGKGRKERSTPLTKPTAATLRAWLPEAGAAASSPAFPTQRKTPMSADAVQRLVAKHAAAAANTCTSIAVKRVTPHTLRHTAAMALLHAGIDTSVIALWLGHESPVTTHIYLHADMTIKERALSRVSGPNTTPGRYRPADDLINFLERL from the coding sequence ATGACCACCCCGACGCTGAGTTCGCTGCTGCAAGGGTTCTTCACCGACCGGCTGATGCGGCACCTGCGGGCCAGCCCGAAGACAATTGCGGCCTACCGGGACACCTTCAAGCTCCTGCTGACCTTCGCCGCCGACCAGACCAAGAGATCCCCGGCGCAGCTGGCACTCGATGATCTCGACGCCGCGATGATCGGAGCCTTCCTGAACTACCTTGACGCCGAACGGCGCAACAGCACCGCAACCCGCAACGCACGACTGGCCGCGATCCATTCGTTCTACCGCTATGCGCTGCCGCTGATGCCAGAACGCGCTCACACGGCCAGCCAGATCTTGGCGATCCCGCAACGCCGCCATGACCAGGTGACCGTGTCGTATCTGACCAGCACCGAGACCGATGCCCTCCTGGCCGCGCCGGACCGAACCACCTGGTACGGCCGACGTGACCACGCGCTGCTGCTCACTGCCGTCACGACCGGTCTTCGGGTCTCGGAGATCACCACGCTGAGCGTCGGTGACATCACCACCACGACACCGGGAGCCGCCCTGCACACCACAGGAAAAGGCAGAAAGGAACGCAGCACACCGCTGACCAAACCCACCGCTGCCACCCTCCGCGCTTGGCTGCCAGAGGCCGGCGCTGCTGCCAGCAGTCCCGCCTTTCCGACCCAACGCAAGACACCGATGTCAGCAGACGCGGTTCAACGCCTGGTCGCCAAACACGCGGCCGCAGCTGCGAATACATGCACATCGATAGCGGTCAAGCGCGTCACTCCGCACACGCTGCGCCACACCGCGGCGATGGCGCTGCTGCACGCCGGCATCGACACGTCCGTGATCGCCCTGTGGCTCGGCCACGAAAGCCCGGTTACAACCCACATCTATCTGCATGCCGACATGACCATCAAAGAACGGGCCCTCAGCCGCGTCAGCGGACCAAACACCACCCCCGGCCGTTACCGGCCCGCCGACGATCTCATCAACTTCCTCGAACGCCTCTGA
- a CDS encoding glycosyltransferase, whose amino-acid sequence MKIVLASYGSRGDVEPCIAVGRELLRRGHEVRVAVPPELIGFAEAAGPAAVAYGPDVQPILDAHRRFWTSVFNSFWKIHVLIRLRREIAGPVVQRWGDITETLASLAKGADLLVTGLNFEQAAANVAEYYDIPLATLHLYPVRANGRLIQFLPAPLGRSAMRLYQWLAWRAATKLENTQRRQLGLPPATKPYPRRMTERGSLEIQAYDEVCFTGLATEWAKRDGQRPFVGALTLELPTDTDDEAARWIAAGTPPIFFGFGSIPVNSPADTMAMIAEACAQLGERALVCAGWSDFSQVAPFDHVKVVPALNFAAAFPACRAVVHHGGVGTTAAGLRAGVPTLILSTDVEHTIWGARLKRLKVGSVRRFSSTTRETLVADLRIILGPEYVTRAREIATRMTKPAESVAAAADWVEHLARLGVR is encoded by the coding sequence ATGAAAATTGTGCTGGCAAGTTATGGAAGTCGTGGCGATGTTGAGCCATGCATCGCTGTCGGTCGTGAGTTGCTGCGCAGAGGGCACGAGGTCCGTGTGGCAGTCCCTCCCGAGCTGATCGGCTTCGCCGAGGCGGCTGGGCCTGCTGCGGTTGCATACGGACCGGATGTACAACCTATTCTGGATGCGCACCGTAGGTTCTGGACTTCTGTATTCAACAGCTTCTGGAAGATTCACGTTCTGATCAGGTTGCGTCGCGAAATTGCGGGGCCCGTTGTCCAGCGCTGGGGGGACATCACTGAGACGCTCGCATCGCTGGCAAAGGGGGCCGATTTGCTGGTCACCGGTTTGAATTTCGAGCAAGCCGCGGCCAACGTCGCGGAGTACTACGACATTCCGTTAGCTACACTGCATCTTTACCCAGTACGGGCCAATGGTCGACTGATTCAGTTCTTGCCAGCGCCCTTGGGCCGCTCTGCAATGAGGCTCTACCAGTGGCTGGCTTGGCGTGCGGCGACGAAGCTCGAGAATACGCAGCGCCGTCAACTGGGTCTGCCGCCGGCGACAAAGCCTTACCCGCGGCGGATGACCGAGCGCGGTTCGCTGGAAATCCAGGCGTACGACGAGGTGTGCTTTACCGGGTTGGCCACCGAATGGGCGAAACGGGATGGCCAACGCCCCTTTGTTGGTGCGTTGACGTTGGAGTTGCCGACTGATACCGATGATGAGGCTGCTAGGTGGATTGCCGCCGGGACACCGCCGATTTTCTTCGGGTTTGGCAGTATTCCGGTCAATTCTCCCGCCGACACGATGGCCATGATCGCCGAGGCGTGCGCGCAGTTGGGCGAGCGGGCGCTGGTTTGCGCCGGTTGGAGCGACTTCAGTCAGGTAGCCCCGTTTGACCACGTCAAGGTTGTTCCCGCGTTGAATTTCGCTGCTGCGTTTCCAGCTTGCCGCGCGGTAGTCCACCACGGTGGTGTGGGCACCACTGCCGCGGGCTTGCGTGCCGGAGTCCCAACGCTGATACTTTCGACGGACGTCGAACACACAATTTGGGGAGCTCGGCTCAAGAGACTGAAAGTTGGTTCTGTCCGGCGCTTTTCGAGTACAACCCGCGAGACGCTGGTTGCCGACCTCCGTATCATCCTCGGTCCGGAGTACGTCACTCGAGCCCGAGAAATTGCCACGCGGATGACCAAACCCGCGGAAAGCGTTGCGGCCGCCGCTGATTGGGTGGAGCATCTCGCCCGCCTCGGCGTTCGATGA
- a CDS encoding tyrosine-type recombinase/integrase encodes MKTLRENVIDYLATRRALGFKLEGLSKLLLSFVAFCEERGATRVQNDLAIQWATTSIKVPVSDTLIARRLDAVRIFARYQHALDPLTQIPAEEHRPRRYRSKQPNMLSQDDICALLDATSVLEPAFKALTWRTLIGLLSATGLRPGEACRLAVNDINLAGGVIQVLETKFGKSRLVFIHPSTATVLANYLQSRQAWVGAGAHSSATVFLNTRRGPICPDRLNVTFRKIVAATGLATAPGRRPVRLHDLRHTFAVTTMIDWYRDGQDVQARLPLLSTWLGHVDPASTYWYLQAVPELLTLAADRLDNAAEASAAKATP; translated from the coding sequence ATGAAGACTTTGCGCGAGAACGTCATTGACTACCTCGCCACCCGCCGGGCGCTGGGATTCAAACTCGAAGGCCTGAGCAAGCTCCTGCTGAGCTTCGTCGCGTTCTGCGAGGAACGTGGAGCCACCCGGGTCCAGAACGACCTCGCAATCCAATGGGCCACAACCTCTATCAAGGTTCCGGTCAGCGACACCCTCATAGCCCGCCGACTCGACGCGGTGCGGATCTTCGCCCGATACCAGCATGCGTTGGATCCGCTCACGCAGATCCCAGCCGAAGAGCACCGGCCTCGGCGCTACCGGTCGAAGCAGCCAAATATGCTCAGCCAGGACGATATCTGTGCGCTGCTGGACGCGACGAGCGTTCTGGAGCCAGCGTTCAAGGCGCTGACGTGGCGAACATTGATCGGGCTGCTGTCCGCCACCGGGCTACGCCCGGGCGAAGCGTGTCGGCTGGCCGTCAACGACATCAATCTGGCCGGCGGAGTGATTCAGGTGCTGGAGACGAAGTTCGGCAAGTCCCGGCTCGTGTTCATCCACCCGAGCACCGCCACCGTGCTCGCCAACTACCTGCAGTCCCGCCAAGCATGGGTCGGGGCCGGCGCCCACAGCAGCGCAACGGTTTTCCTCAACACCCGGCGCGGACCGATATGTCCTGACCGGCTCAATGTCACATTCCGTAAGATCGTCGCGGCCACCGGATTAGCCACCGCGCCGGGACGCCGGCCGGTCCGTCTGCACGATCTGCGCCACACCTTCGCCGTGACCACGATGATCGACTGGTACCGCGACGGCCAAGACGTTCAAGCGCGACTGCCACTGCTGTCAACCTGGCTCGGCCACGTCGATCCCGCCTCGACCTACTGGTATCTGCAGGCAGTGCCCGAACTGCTCACCCTTGCCGCCGACCGCCTCGACAACGCCGCCGAAGCCTCTGCCGCGAAGGCGACGCCATGA